The following is a genomic window from Aquipuribacter nitratireducens.
CGACGAGGCCGTCGACGGTTCGGAGCCGGTCGCGGGCGGCTCGCGTGGCGGCGATCGCGGTCCCCAGCAGCTCCTCCCCGTCGCGGGCCAGCAGGGCGCGGGCGGCGTCGGTGCTCGCGAGGACCGCTCCCGCGGGGCTCGTCGTCGCCGTGGCCTCGACGCCCGCGTCGAGGCGGGCGGCGTCGACCCGCTCCGTGCGGGCGAGCACGAGCGCGGCCTGGCTCCACGCGGGCAGCGTCTTGTGGGCGCTCGTCACGACGACGTCCGCGCCGAGGTCGAGGGCGTGCCGGGGGAGCTCCGGGTGGAAGCCGAAGTGCGCGGCCCACGCGGCGTCGACCACGAGCGGCACCGCGTGGGCGTGCGCGGCCGCGGCGAGCCCGCCGACGTCGCCGACCGTGCCGACGTACGAGGGGTCGCCGACGAACACCGCCCGTGCCTCGGGATGCGCCTCCAGTGCCCGGCGCACCGCCTCCGCCGGTACCCCGAGCGGCAGCCCGGTCGCGGCGTCGACGTCGGGCCGCACCCACACCGGCGTCAGGCCCGCGAGCACGAGTCCGAGCAGGAGCGAGCGGTGGAGGGTGCGACTCACCACGACGGTGTCGCCGTCGCCCGCGACCGCGAGCGCGACGGCCTGGTTGGCGTGCGTCGCCCCGCCGGTGGAGAACCGGCAGACGTCGGCCCCCCACAGCCGGGCCGCGCGCGCCTCCGCGTCGGCGAGCAGCCCGCCCGTCAGCTTCATCGTGTCGAGCCCCGCGTACAGCGGGACGTCGCCCGCGACGACGTCCCCGACGAGGTCGGTGCGCTGCTTGTGCCCGGGGATCGTGAACGGCGTGGGAGGCCGCTCGCGGAACCGGAGCCAGGCGTCGAGCAGCGGCGCGTCCTCCCGCAGACCGCGCGGGTCAGTCGGCACGGGACCCCCAGCCGGACAGCACGTCGACGAGCGCCGCGGCGAAGGCCCGGACCTGGCGGAGGTCGACCCACTCGTCGACGGCGTGCAGCCCGCCGCCCGAGGGCCCGCACACGACCGTCGGGCACACCTCCTGCCACAGCGGCGCCTCCAGCCAGTAGGGCGCGTCGAACGTCGGCTCCGTCCCGAGGGCCGCGCCGAGGCGGCGCGCGAGGTCGGCGGCAGGTCCCGCGCCGTCCAGGCGCCACCCGTCCCGGTGCGCGAGCAGCGAGGCCGCCGCCTGCCACTCCGTGCGCAGCAGGGCGCGCACCTCGGCCAGGGCGTCGGCGCTGCCCTGCTCCGGTGGCGTCCGGCATTCGACGAGGCACTCGGCGTGGTCCGGCACGACGAAGGCGGAGGTGCCGCCGCGGGCGGTCGTCACCATGAGGTCCGGGTGGGCGTCGACGGCGTGCAGCAGCCGGCCGAGGTGCGTGACGGCGTTGACACCCTGCTCCGGCTGGGAGCTGTGGGCGGCGCGCCCGGTGAAGGCGACCCGGACGACGGCGAAGCCGCGGACGGACCGGCAGAGGGCGAGGTCGGTCGGTTCGGCGACGAGGCAGACGTCCGGGCGGACGCCCAGCACGGGCAGCGCGGCGACGACGGCCTCGCTGCCGAGGCTCGCGTCCTCCTCGTCGGCCACCAGGGCGAGCACCGGCCGCACGGGGGTCCCACCGGCCACCAGGTGCTCGGCCGCGGCGACCAGCGCCGCCACCCCGCCCTTCATGTCGGCGGCCCCCCGCCCTCGGAGGCGGTCCCCGTCGACGCGGGCGGTGAACGGCTCCGGCATGCCGGCGACGCCGACGGTGTCGAGGTGCCCGTTGAGCAGGACGGTCGGCGTGCCCGGGTCGCCGGGCGCGACCGCGACGAGGCTCGGGCGGTCGTCCCGACCGGCGGCGGGGACGACGGTCGTCGAGAAGCCGGCGACCTGGAGGCGACCCTCGAGGTGCTCGACGATGCGGGCCTCCCCCGCCGCACCGGGCACGAGGCCCGGGTTGACGCTGTCGATGCCGACGAGCTCGGCGAGCAGGGTCACCGCCGCCGTCCCCACGTCCCGCACGGGGCCGAGGCTAGGGCGAGGAGGCGCCGCGGACGGGACGTTCGTCCCTCGACGGCGTGGGTGTCGCACGTCAGGCTGGGCGCTCATGAGCACCGGTGAGTCCCCGAAGAAGCGTTCCGGTGGCGACGGGTTCCTGACCGTCGTCTCCGTCATCCTCCTCGTCGCCGCGGTGCGGCAGCAGCTGCGCCGGCCGAAGGCCGAGCGGACCTGGCACGGCACGGTGCCCGTCGAGGTGCCCTACGAGCTGCGCCGACCGACGCTCGAGCGGGTACGGCACCGGCTGTGGGACGCCGAGGAGCCGCGGCTGTTCGTGCCGACCGTCTTCGGGGTCGGCTGGACGGTCAACCTCGCGCGGCTGCTGCGCCGCCACCCCGGAGCCTGAGCCCCACGACCGCGGCGACGAGCAGCGTCAGCCCGGCCAGCAGGAGCCCGCCGGAGACGCCGAGCGAGCCGTCCGTCCAGTGCAGGGCGGCCTCGGGCACGACGAGCGTGACGCCCGC
Proteins encoded in this region:
- a CDS encoding M20 family metallopeptidase, with the protein product MRDVGTAAVTLLAELVGIDSVNPGLVPGAAGEARIVEHLEGRLQVAGFSTTVVPAAGRDDRPSLVAVAPGDPGTPTVLLNGHLDTVGVAGMPEPFTARVDGDRLRGRGAADMKGGVAALVAAAEHLVAGGTPVRPVLALVADEEDASLGSEAVVAALPVLGVRPDVCLVAEPTDLALCRSVRGFAVVRVAFTGRAAHSSQPEQGVNAVTHLGRLLHAVDAHPDLMVTTARGGTSAFVVPDHAECLVECRTPPEQGSADALAEVRALLRTEWQAAASLLAHRDGWRLDGAGPAADLARRLGAALGTEPTFDAPYWLEAPLWQEVCPTVVCGPSGGGLHAVDEWVDLRQVRAFAAALVDVLSGWGSRAD
- a CDS encoding aminotransferase class I/II-fold pyridoxal phosphate-dependent enzyme, yielding MPTDPRGLREDAPLLDAWLRFRERPPTPFTIPGHKQRTDLVGDVVAGDVPLYAGLDTMKLTGGLLADAEARAARLWGADVCRFSTGGATHANQAVALAVAGDGDTVVVSRTLHRSLLLGLVLAGLTPVWVRPDVDAATGLPLGVPAEAVRRALEAHPEARAVFVGDPSYVGTVGDVGGLAAAAHAHAVPLVVDAAWAAHFGFHPELPRHALDLGADVVVTSAHKTLPAWSQAALVLARTERVDAARLDAGVEATATTSPAGAVLASTDAARALLARDGEELLGTAIAATRAARDRLRTVDGLVVLDGSAVDPLKLTVLLAGTGADGNAVERDLLDAGLPVESADRDVLVAVVSLADTSDTLDRLADAVARSVERNRRLPRDVVGAAVYQVEPEPVVPPREAFFAASEVVPLPAAVGRVSAELVAPYPPGIPVLAPGEQVTAASLDALAHARRSGVRIAYAADPTLSTLRVVTGVE
- a CDS encoding DUF5808 domain-containing protein, with product MSTGESPKKRSGGDGFLTVVSVILLVAAVRQQLRRPKAERTWHGTVPVEVPYELRRPTLERVRHRLWDAEEPRLFVPTVFGVGWTVNLARLLRRHPGA